The Cryptomeria japonica chromosome 2, Sugi_1.0, whole genome shotgun sequence region AGGAGGTTGAGAATATCAAAGCATGTGGCACAGGTAAAAGAATTTCCTATGACATTTCttttaaagatttaaaaaattGCATAATGAGTAGATTGGCAAAGTATTAAGAGAGTGGTATAGATGCAGACATTTATTATGTGAAGATGCTATGTGGAGGAAAGACATCACCAAGACAGAGAACATGAATAGAACATAACAAATAGAAGTGAAAGTCGAGAAAAGAATTAGAAGAAGCAGAGGAAAGAGAGAGTGTGGGAATAGAGAAGAGCATGAAAAGAAGAACAAAATTTGGATGCCTCTATATGTAAGGTGTTAGATAGAAAAATATGCAAGAGACAAGGAGCGGGTGCAAACATTTGTAGAGAAATTGAACGGAAATTTGGGCGTTGTTCAAAATAGTCTCATTGAcagagatagagaagaataatcTTAGAAAGTTTTGAATGAAATGCCGGTGAGAATGTGCATAGATGAGAACTAGTGTAGAGAGATATTGTGCTAAGAGAGGCCATTGAAAGTCCATGATTGTACATAATATGTTCGCAAAACTGATATGTGGTTATCAATGCATTTGATTTGAATAAATCTACTTTTGTTTTTTGAAATTTATAAGCAGAGTCTCTGCATTTGTTTGAGTGTTTTTATGTGTTGAAGTAGAAGGCAAGAGGGAGTGCCTTTTGCATCATATGTGCATAAAAGTTAAAAAGTGGTAATTTAGAAGTGACATTAGCTATCAATTCATAGACATCCAAATAATTATGCACTACACTCATCAAAAAAATCATACAATTGATCTAATACATATTCTTCTAATAAATGTTTTTATCAAAACCTATGCACAAATGCATCAATTATTGTTCACTATATTGTTTCAACTTTTGAGTAGTTACAACAAACGTGAAAGGATTTTTTATGAGCACAAAAGTTAAAAAGTGACCATTTAGAAGTGACACCCGATATTTATTCATAGGTGCCTCAATACTTGTGTGCTACAACCaccaaaaaaaattgcacaattgATTTGGTACATATTCttctaataaatatttttatcGGTACCTATGCACAAATAGTCTCAATAACCGTGCATTGTGGTTACCAATAAATTGACACAACTCCTCCAATTAAGCATTCAAATTTTAACTACTTGGTGTACAAGTGGGCAACTATTGGTACATGTGGAATATTTTAGTGGGCTTTTTATTACCACGTATTGGTTATTTTTAATTAAAGATAGTAATTGGGAGGGTTAATTGGGCAAGAACATTGTGATTATTGATACATGAGTGACTATTAGGTCTTTTCCCCTACTTAGGATACCATAATTAGGTTTTGGTCAAATATTCAAAAAGTCATTTTTAAGACTTTTTGCTAGGCATGATAATTTGCATTGCTAAAAAAGAATAGAGCTCATATAACATTCCATGTAATCACTACATGCTCACAAAGTTAGTCCGCACAACTATTGGCTCATCTAACCTACTCATgatcaacactaacaactttaaagtcacaattgCTAGTGTTATACTACCAAAAATATTAGACATTAAATCAAACAAATGCTATTACAACTATAAAATCATGCTTAACTAGTGAATCCTTTCCATTGACATACATATCATTCCAAACTCCTAAAAAATTGAAAACACTGAACATTGACCATTGAGATATGGTTAATCTAGCATCTTATTAAGATTGATTCTCATCATTTATTCAATCTTTCAAAAACGAAAAATACCATCACAACTATTAAATCATGCTCAACTAATGAATCATCTCGCCTAACACACATCCCATTCCAAATTCATATAAATTTGAAAAACCTCAACATTGACCATTGAAATATGGCTAATCTAGAATCTTATTAAGATTGATTCTCATCATTTATTCAATATTTGAGAAATGAGAGTTTATGTTTAAAAATGGAACTCtaataaaatttgacaaaattgAATGAGCGCAAGTGGGAAAAGTGACGAAGATGATAAATTCTCTCCGGCACTAAACCCAGCTGAAGTTATAATTAAAAGTTAAACATTCAATTTCAATGAAACGCTGCATAGTAAGACTTGCCTTGGAACAAAGAGATATCCTTGTATAGTTTTACACGGTGCTGGCCAACATTTAGGAAAGGCTTAAActacacacactaagcttacactcctagatttaaaagtgttaaacactcagagttgacagACATTTTCTAAACTTAATATGCTGCTTAATGTatatggtcacactaagaatacatttctagacttaaaagagataaacactcagaattgactaaTATTCTCTGAacttaatatgttgtttaatgtGTGTCGTTTAAGGCTGGCCAAAGGTTATTGTATGAGGAGGTTTTTTTTCTACACAGGGATAAATTACATCAAGAGGATCAGGATCATACATCAAAAATTTGAAGCACGCCTTCCAATCCTCATGATCAGAGCCCGCACTCACTTTCAGTTTGTCTCCCATCCCCAGCCAATTGAAGTCAAAATCGCCCTCCACTCTCACAACACGTAATTCCAGCACATCTTCCCTTCCACAATCTACGTCCGGGTGGATCATTTCACATGCACGTAAATTCTGATTCCTTTCAATGCTGTAACGCAGCCTGTTCCTGCCTTCGCAGTCAAAGACTTGGCCAAGCGAAAGACAACAAACAATATATCCCGCACAGTAGCTAATCTCACTCTCAGCAGCACagtattcaaaataattattttcaccCCGGCTCTGCCCATTCGGCTCGGCCTGCAGCCAATTGTACGACTTGGCTCTTCTAGGCATCAGACATTGACTCTCGAAAGAGATGCCCTGCCAAATACATGTTGATGGTCAGGTCAAGCTACTTTTTTTTAATCAAATGGGAGTAAGGGTTTCAGTTTGACGGTCACCTATGCCGTTACGATTGTTTTCCCTTCCGGTTACAGGTGCTTTACACATTGCTTTCGCAGTGCAAATGATGTACAGAGGTAACTCACCATTTATTTGAACTGTTAAATTATAATACAGTAATATTCTTGCATATATCAAGTCCAAATCACTTTATATATCATAAAATTGACAGAAATGCTTTTATAATTTCAAGTTGAGACGGTGCCCTAAAAATTGCGCAAATTATTTTACTGACAGAAAGGACGAAAAACGTGAATGGGAAGGGGAGAGAGAAGTTTCGTTGGACATACCTTGATGGTCTCGTAGAGGGAAAGTAATTGCTTTGAGGTGACTCCGGGGCCCGCAATGAAGATGCTCTCCAAGGACTTGAGACCGGCCAAGCAGCTTCCAAGTGTTGCGCTGGAAATATTTTTACATCCCACCAATTTCAATGTTGTCAATCCTTGCAAAGATTCCAATCCAGGCAGAGCCCTCAGATGACATGACCTGCTTACGTCTAATCTACACAGACTTTTCAGTCCAGACAAGCAGCATAAGCTCTGCAATTGCATACAGTCACGCGCATACAGCATCTCCAGTGATGGTGGGACCGCTCTCAATTCGGAAAGCTCGCTGAACCCGTCCAAATGCAGTTCCCAAAGTCCACTCAAGTTATGGAAGCTGCCGGGAAGGCTACGAAATCTATTATGCTCAAAATGGATGATTCTTAACGGAGACAATTCGAATAGTCCGGCTGGGAGTCCATTTTCACACAGTTGGCAGTAGCCGGCATCCAGATACGCCAAACTTTCTAGCCCACCAATGGTGACCGGTAGCTCTCTAAGATTTGAATTGTGGTGGATTTCTAGTTTTTCCAACCGAGTCAAATTGCCAAAACTAGCAGGAAGGTTGCGTAAATTCTTACACCAAGATAGATCCAATTCTTGCAGACTTGAAAGCATACCGAAATCCTCAGGCAAACAAGAAACAGTATCACAGCCTTTCATGTTGAGAGAAACTAAGCTGTGGAAGCTTCCCAAATTATTGGGCAGGCTTTTCAGTGAATGGCAATTGTGCAAGTCCAGAATCTGCAACTGGGTATAGATTATTGTAGCAGGAAGTTTTTCCAGGGACCCGCATTCTCTCAAAATAAGCACTTTAAGTGTCTCCGGCCATATCTGTTCAAACATCATCACACGAATGAATCCAAACCCTTACTTTCCTTAcactaaaaaagaaaaaaacatttgtA contains the following coding sequences:
- the LOC131064849 gene encoding disease resistance protein TAO1, with the protein product MFMQLYNLRLLWLANVEIKGHFPQARYFDELRWLRLTRCSLTWLPPGLNLVILEVTDSQITHLWDEKTEEYSNIWPETLKVLILRECGSLEKLPATIIYTQLQILDLHNCHSLKSLPNNLGSFHSLVSLNMKGCDTVSCLPEDFGMLSSLQELDLSWCKNLRNLPASFGNLTRLEKLEIHHNSNLRELPVTIGGLESLAYLDAGYCQLCENGLPAGLFELSPLRIIHFEHNRFRSLPGSFHNLSGLWELHLDGFSELSELRAVPPSLEMLYARDCMQLQSLCCLSGLKSLCRLDVSRSCHLRALPGLESLQGLTTLKLVGCKNISSATLGSCLAGLKSLESIFIAGPGVTSKQLLSLYETIKGISFESQCLMPRRAKSYNWLQAEPNGQSRGENNYFEYCAAESEISYCAGYIVCCLSLGQVFDCEGRNRLRYSIERNQNLRACEMIHPDVDCGREDVLELRVVRVEGDFDFNWLGMGDKLKVSAGSDHEDWKACFKFLMYDPDPLDVIYPCVEKKPPHTITFGQP